In Populus alba chromosome 4, ASM523922v2, whole genome shotgun sequence, the genomic window CAAAAATGCAAATTTGATACttgacatttaatttattttctattacagtaaagaattcttaattttatctctttaaaGTCTTGTTTGTTTACAcggtagttttttttaaataatttttttgaaaaatttttttttagaaaagtaaattatttttgatatgtgGTAATATCATAGAAACTAAGttgaaaaaatactttccagtatttggttatgttatgaaaattgaGCTGAAAAATagcttattaatattttatttttttcaagtttattaaaataataaaacaaatcttacaaaataaaaagttgaatgagaatagaattaaaaaaaatctaatttcataaattttctgtaataaaataaataataattaaaataatagagatcaaatataatagataaaaaaattgaaagataatgaaattaaaataataataattacaatttcataaattattttaaaataaaataagtaacaataaaaaaaataggaccaaatttaatagataaaaaaattttaatttaaaaattgataagagaaaagtaaataacaatcataaaaataagaataaatttaatataaaaatcaaattaaattaaattttaaaaaataaattttatataaaaaatatttaaataaaatatgtagaaattaaaagtttggtcCTACCGCGTGAATTACATAAATTAAGTGGGTACATGTCTATTAACCTAACCTTTAATTAAAGTTCTCTTTGACTACCATATCttcaattttatctatttaactATTTAGCTTTTACAGGTGGCCCAAACGTAAACCATACCTttttgtaatataaataaaagaattgtttATCTGatatagtgtttttaaataaacaaaaaaaataataataatcaaggtTATTTTACgtgattatatttaataaatttaataatggataaaaaaataacaacatcatataaatcaaacataaaaaatagatcTAAATCAAATTAGATTAGTCCACAAAACTTATATTTCCAACACATAAGATTAAGATAACATtgtagaaaaaaagagaaaaaataataaagtctaATAtccaataaatctaatattaaaaaaaattattaaaagataaaaactaaaaaactaaaaatataagacATTATGATAatgaataatgttttataaGTGTAGCTATAgtaactaaaaatataagacattattataatgaataatgtTTCATAAGTGTAGCTATAGTAATTTAGTTATACCTTTAATGAAtaagcataattttttaaaacaatctagaattttttttaaaaaaattgagttgttaaataataaaaaaactaaacaagaaaaaaatacaaaatattattctgGGTGTGATTAAAGCAATTTAGCCCCATCTTTTTAATgtcttgttaattttaattgttatagcAGCGGTGTTATCTTTCCTTCTAAAGTCATGGCAGGAGTGTTGGTCAGAAAATGACACCTAATGGTGACTTTTCTCGTAGAAGTTTCTGGGATTATATTCatattttcaaggaaaaaaaatcttgtaggGTTGACTGGGTTTAACCTGCTTTCGGGTCCTCCTTGTATCCCTAGACAATAACACAGCTCTGTCGCCTGGTCAGCTAACAAGTAAAGAAAAGCATGCGAGAAAGGGTAGGGCAATTACTCCTTCGAACATGTGAATTTTGCAATGTTGAAAGCGAGAGCAGGAGGatcatcttttcttttacatgctTGTTAAAGATCAATGGAGAGATCGATGGTTTTTGCTCCTTAGCAGTATCAGTAGAGACACGTTGATGATATTCATGGTTGAATTTGGTGACTTCAAGAGAGTTCGCAAGGCTCTCAGAGATGAATTAACCATTTTTTGCTCCAAGAAGCTATACAGGATTTCAAGTACtctaattatatttgttgatctGGAAATTCTGTTGATTAATTAGCTTCTCAAAGGTTTAATTCCTTGCACTACTTGTAGCGGgtagaactatatatatatagacccACAAAGATGAAATTTATGAAGATAAATAAGTAAATTTCATGTATAATACTTAATTATTGGCAATAAATAAATGAGGAAACAATAAGAAATAGGAACTTAAGAATAGCTAAACCATATGTGACTGAATAATAATTACATGAAAGGTTATATATATTATCCAAACTCATTcatttattctatatatatattctatccTGTAATAAGTAATGCCAGGACAAATAGTTTATTCAGTCATCTTTGTCTTCTGGTATAAATAGTTTCACCGTTCGACCATTTAATGGTTGCAGAGGTCTTGCATTTGTGTCCGAGTCCTGCAAAATGTTTATCAAATGATATCAGCATATACAACAGCAGCAGCTAATGAACAAACAAAGGTTACAGTAAAGaattaaaacttgaaacaaTCAATAATCTGGGAATTCTATTTGTTATGCATGGGAAATCATGGATAGGCCTGGGAACTCACATCATGAACAGCTACACGAAGCAACTGGACTTGCTCTTTTGTGACAGTCCTCACCTGTCATGGTAGATTGTAATATTTAGAACAACATATAGCTACATCATGAATAAAAGCACATGTTTTTCTTGTAAGGGCAGATCAAAACCTTTTTCACAACGGTCCACACAACATTTTCAGTGCAAGGAGGAGTCGTGAGGGAGCCCAAGTATCTATAGTACTTTCTGCTGCCTATCTTAATGTTCCTTGGATCGACTACGCCAACCACGGTGTCTCGTTCAGTTGTGCCGGCAACGTATTCTAATTGTTTTGTCAGCTAATTAACGAAGCACAGAACAAGCACATGATTAGAGAAAATTAAAGATAGAGACTAGATATCTAAATACACTACTCACAGAAGAGAGGAAAGAGTCTGGTCTTCCTATCTTGTACAGAATCCCAACAACAGCAATCTTTCCATCGAGGCTCTCATGAACCATGTGCAACTCTAAAGCAAACCTGTATTCATATATAGAGAGAGTTATAGACGTGAAAGATTTCGTGTCATcagttatatattatatttatacatagcgatagagagaaagagagggattgGATAAATGATATCAGATATATACCTCTCGCCATCGATTGTATGTTCAGAAGGTGAATGCCAGTGACACTGGTTGAGAACATATTCAGTTccatttatttcaataattccTGCACCACTTTCCCATTTCAGCTGCatcaaaagacaaaaatattaaaattatacaaaGAAAACACAGCAGATTGTTatagagagagagcgagagatcATATATAGGGGTATGCCTTTATACATAGATTTGCCTATTTCAAAGCTACCTAGCTCTTTCTTGTACATGGGTAGATAAACACATCTCACCGAACACCATTTTTTCAAGATGACAAGGTTTCTGAAAACAATCTTGCAACTAATAAGGTGTAGCTGCAAGCCAAAATGCCTTTAATTTGTCTTAATTTTAACTGGATAAACTGGAGCAGGTTATTGATAGTTATGCTGTAATTCTTCCtagttattttctaatattatagGTTCAATCCTCCCTTAATTTCTTACCATAATATCATGTCCTCTATTCTTAAGAATGGCATTGCCAGGCTTGTAACTTCTATTGAGTCTCCCCAAATCGGGGACTATATCAACTATTTCGTTCAACAGATCAATAGGAGACTGCATAGTTCCATTGCTACATGCACTCCATTCAGGGCGAATCCTTCCCCAATGAGCCGGTCCCTTCTCACTATATGGATCGTAATTAAACTCCCTTTCATCCTCTGCACCATAACAgatgggagaaaaaaaaaaacaatcaaccaacttataaatataaattattcgCATGTTTGATACGTACGTAGTAATAGATACAACTTAAAAACTGCTTCATAAAATAGTTGGAAAAACAGAGAGTCGCAAAACTAtagcttattcttttttcttttcttttttgttcatgAAATTAATCAATGATTTATCAAGGATTATTTAaactacaaaaattaataattaaattaagcccaagaaaacaaaatacttaTATATGATACTAATCTGAAATGCAGTTGCTAGCTAAGAAACAACATGCTAGTTTATGTATGGAGAAGTTGAGCAGAAATGCTTAAAAATTCAAGGCCGTGCATGTCTCTGTTGCCTACTGCATGTTTCATGTCATTGATCTCATAATTTTGTGTGCGTGCATCTATCTATACGTGTGTGGTAAACAAATGCGCCAATAACCGGCCGCATGCTCACCAACTTCTTGAGATGTTATCGGGAGGATATGGGAAACAAGAACGAGGAAGAAAGTGATCAAAAAGAGGAGCTGGATTGCTAGCTTTCCCATGTCTCAGAGGCTAAATTACTTCGcagtattttcttcttctttcttgctTCGGTATGCGACTTTGAAGTTGTTGTTCGACGAGAGGCATCTGATCTGCTTATTTATAGCTTCCAAGTGCAATATGAACACCGGAAAAGCCAACTGCGACACGCTGACGAATAAATCCATGTGGTATTCTCGATGTgtccaaatttaataatttcctTAAATTTTAAACGTCTAAGATGACGAatcttggtttgaaaaaataaggttACTTGCTCGTTTATCTTGTTCATAATAATTGATAACATGTTTATTTTGTTCGTTagatgttttcttattttttttatgtttggattTTGAGACTTtccagtgaaaaaataaaatttaattgtctCCTAAAAACATAATACAAACAGTGTTTTGAATGGAAAACTTTTCTATAATTGTCTGATATCTTCTCCCTTAATTATTGAAACCCGTCTCTGTGTTTGGTGAACCACATCAAATGAATAAATGGAAAATTGTATTCTTTACTGTTTTATGGAAGGGACCAGAAGACTAGAAAAATCATCTTCTCTCTTGAGAAGTTCcgcgaaacaaaataaaaaacactgaaACCCAAGGCAAATTTAAATACAAACAGTGTTTGGAGTATTTCCACCTATTCACCATTcaatgaaaactaaaataacctaaatacttccaagagaaaaaaaaaataaagagtgcCAATAGGggtatttagatattttaattttatactcaCAGTAAAGTTACGCATGCATTCTaagatccaaaaaaaattaatttatcggGTCACAGCTATTAGGAATTttaatcttagtttttttttttttaattgttagtttagttgagaataataatctaatttaaaattaaaataataattttttatttgaaaaagcaGCAtctactaatgtttttttttattcagcttttctacttttaattttttagttttttttctttatttttttgttaaagtttttatggttttcgattttatctttcaaatcaagtttatgttttttattatttcagatttagtccttttagttttgatttctatatttttaacattttttcttttgttaaagttttttttttttcaatttaactttttaattttaatttgtgtatataatatttttttgattcagTCCTTccacttttaatttcttttttttttcctttgttttttttgtcaaaaattttatggcttttgattttattcctcaaatcaagtttatgatttttattttttcaaatataataatgattttgatttggtccctcttattttaatttcttattgttttccTTAGcccttttgtaaatttttttttatagttttcaattttatccttcaaatcaagttcatgatttttacttttatagttgtagtagtagtaatgatatgatgatattaatagctatgataataatattaataacgaCGACGACAATaattatgacaataataatgatgatattaCTTATTAATAATGGTAGTAATAGTGATTTTGATCATCTTTCTTTgaataactatttaaaaaaaaattgtatgattgatattttttttccaagtttcaTCGttgtatatttaatttattaggaattgaattttatagtaTTTCTAGATTAGATACTTCAGGTCTAATGATTTAAGTCATATATTTGAAAAGttatcacatttttttaaaatgctttatcaataaaataatttgaaaaattcaatatttgcaTTTACTTGTTGGTTTGTTCCATTGGATGAGCGTAGCTTAGAACcttcaatatatatttgttcCATTGGTTTGTTGCTATCAGTTTTCAAATTaccaaatatctttttttctgaCTTGACTCTTTGAATTAAGTGATTAGATACTATTTGGTATTATGTTTGTACCTgcgttttattaaattttgaaattttagtttttattaaaattgagtgtagtttgtactttttggatcgttttgatgtgctgatgtcaaaaatgatttttaaaaaataaaaaaaaatattatttgcatatattttggcacgaaaagctatttgaaaagtaatcgctaccacactgccaaacacgctctaaaaaAGCAGGCATGGAGCAGCCAATATCGTCAAATGGAACTTCAACTACAGAATCTAGAATACGATTTCTTGTTCAACGTTGGATCTCCAAGTATGGTTTCTAGTTGCAAATATCTGGAACGTACAAGGAAATCATCGAAAGACTTTCAAACTTGTACAGTAATTACATATTGTCAGCACCCTTATAGGCCTTTTTAATGGAATTTCCTGCATCTGCTCTGAAGTTCAACATATGATATCCAGAGgattgaaagttgaaacaaaGAGAGGGAAAAACCAAATTGTTATTGCTAGCTAGCATTAAACCTTACATGGGGAGCACATCCTCACGGAAGTTGCCttcagtttgatttttctaTTGTGAAGCCCAACCAAACTCATTTGCCCTACCCCCGACTATTACATTTTTAATCAAGAATATATGGCAACTTACCGGCGGAGGTTGGGGGCAGTCCTCCCATGAAGGCGAACACAGTTCAAGgttattcaaatttataatttgatttgttgtaTTTAAATTGTAtgaaacacatcaaaacatattagtatttgatttgaaggtatgatcgatttttttaaaaaaatataattcttttaaaacatgaaacacTCTTCACGAAAGTAAAAATTACATTCGTTTATatgtatattatataaaaaaaaatcactcacATCTCCAAGCCAAACAATCCAACCTCAATTTAACGTATAAACATGTATTCAATTTTGGCCTTCGCCCGCGATATTCTCCTGCTGCATAAAAAGGTAATACTCATAAATAGCTTGTAAATTTCAAAGCTTCCAAGGTGAGCACATCAGCAGCAGGTGGAAATAATGTGAAACCGAAGTAACGAATTCCAAGGTGGCCTTTGTCAAATTTCTTTGGTACGTagtcttgtatatatatatatatatatatatatatatatatatataatgtatgtatgtatgtatgtatgtatagaAGCATTAAGTCTcctaatttaaagaaaaaaattcttaattaaaatgattttattgatgcaacactttaatttttttttaaaaagcctTTGTCAAATTTTGTTGGTACATGTGGAGCACTTTTGGctttgacatatatatatatagaagcatTAGGACTcctaatttgaagaaaaaaatcttaattaaaatggTTTTACAATGATACAACACTTTACGACAACGTTGTTGCCTTTGATAATGTggtagtttttagatttttaattttaaaaaaaaaaaaaaaaacctttgtcaAATTTCTTTGGTATGTAGTCTTGTCAAAGGTGGAGCACTTTTGGCTTATGACATATATATAGAAGCATTAGGACTcctaatttgaagaaaaaaaatcttaattaaaatggTTTTACAGTGAAGCGACACTTTACGGtaaagttgttgtttttaatgctgtggtagtttttaaatttttaattttgaaagaaaagcctttgtcaaatttttttggtatagaGGCATTAGACTcctaatttgaagaaaaaaaatcttaattaaaatggTCTTATGATGATGCGACACTTTGCGGTAAAGTTGTTATCTTTATTACTGCggtagtttttagattttttaattttaaaaacaaattataaattataaattttttaatcaaaattttaagagaaagtTTTCAATGAAACTCATGCAAAACTGTAACTGagcaaaacatgattttaaccgCCTCAAACTcccaaataaaacattatttcatttttatgattatgtaggaatattattttttttggagattAATTATTCCGTCTTTAAGCCCTCTTCTTGGATTCTCGATCGTATAGGATTGAGTTTGTAAATGTATTTTCTTAACAAATTTTCTAGATGCTCTTAAGTTAAGCAtgaatattcaaataaaaaaaataaaaaataaaaacgttttaatgatttttatgctAAGAATACTCTTATTAAAAAACGAGAAACATGTTAACGAAGTACAATCAATGTCAAGGATTCATGGTCTAAAGCAAGCGTCATGTTCTTCATGAAAAGTCGCAAGCCACAGTGAGTTAGGTATGCCATGAGACAGCAATGTTTCCGAAATCAAAGACGTCAAGATTTTCAGGTAGTTTTTGATGCCATCATTTTCGTCTGCTATGATAGCGTATGGTGACCTCTCCCTTCTTATGAAGACGCCATCAGTGACGGGCCCAGGCTTCAATAGTAAACACGGCTTCAAGATTTTCAGGTGGTTTTCAAGCAACAGAAACAGTCAACACGGCTTCAATATCGAATGAACACGGGGCtgtgataataaattaatgttattgAAATGCTGAAGAGtatagtttaataattatagttttatttttattttttagaaattattaatttaaattatgtaaacTTCAAGATTATTGGaggtttacatggtcattaattttCTAACATGTGAGAGTAATCAAGGTATGCACAAATTGATCTAGATATTTacgttaatttaaaaaaaaataatgttattggGCTAATTATTtggtatattttatattttatatgttaatatcaagatATATGTCATTTGCTcatactataaatatttcacatcactatattaaaaaaataaaattactttggCTCCTATGTTCTATTTTACTAACaaatcaatctttaattaaaagttttttttgtttatccttgtatttttattgtaaataaaatttaacttgaattgTCTTCGTGAAGAAGTCTCAATGAAATTTTTGATaacttttatgaagaaaaacaattatgctaaagattattatttattataaaagcattttatcaattttgttttttgatactgtaacaagttataattaattctcatcttggttttttatatacttgctaatttcttatataaataaaaattctgaATGTTTTCATTAACATTGATTAAATAACCTCGATCCTTGAGCTTTAATATGCTCATAACAATTAATTAACCTTCACCGTTTTTCTTGAACTTGCAAAATAAGGTATCCATACGTGGAGTCATCATCGAATTTACGTTTCTCAATAATTAGTTAAAGAATTTGACTTTATACGTGTAACAAAAGTCTTAATTCactggggaaaaaaaattatggtagaACATC contains:
- the LOC118038805 gene encoding alpha carbonic anhydrase 7-like, with the protein product MGKLAIQLLFLITFFLVLVSHILPITSQEVEDEREFNYDPYSEKGPAHWGRIRPEWSACSNGTMQSPIDLLNEIVDIVPDLGRLNRSYKPGNAILKNRGHDIMLKWESGAGIIEINGTEYVLNQCHWHSPSEHTIDGERFALELHMVHESLDGKIAVVGILYKIGRPDSFLSSLTKQLEYVAGTTERDTVVGVVDPRNIKIGSRKYYRYLGSLTTPPCTENVVWTVVKKVRTVTKEQVQLLRVAVHDDSDTNARPLQPLNGRTVKLFIPEDKDD